A region from the Corylus avellana chromosome ca7, CavTom2PMs-1.0 genome encodes:
- the LOC132188268 gene encoding DNA replication complex GINS protein PSF2 isoform X1, producing MAGQSDPNLSLFSAEEVEFIAEDEMVEIVPNLRMDALNFICGDFGPFFPQMATQVPLWLAVALKKRGKCTIRPPLWMSVEKLTQVLEAERDSQRVFEQLPFHYVEISRLLFDHARDDIPDVYMVRSLVEDIRDVRFHKVETNLETLNERALALKINNLSAMEVNIVRPFIGRALQAFYKHDSPELIPDQERISDRRPQVANNAARRHLRR from the exons ATGGCCGGCCAATCCGACCCCAACCTATCACTCTTCTCTGCTGAagag GTCGAGTTCATTGCAGAGGACGAGATGGTCGAGATAGTCCCCAATCTCAGAATGGATGCTCTCAATTTCATCTGT GGGGATTTTGGACCATTTTTTCCACAAATGGCAACTCAGGTGCCGCTGTGGCTAGCTGTGGCTTTGAAGAAGAGAGGGAAGTGCACCATTCGACCTCCACTGTGGATGTCAGTTG AAAAGTTGACGCAGGTTTTGGAAGCAGAACGGGATTCTCAACGAGTGTTTGAGCAACTACCGTTTCATTATGTGGAAATCTCAAGACTTCTTTTTGATCA TGCACGTGATGACATTCCGGATGTGTATATG GTGAGGTCTCTTGTTGAGGATATCAGGGATGTGAGGTTTCATAAAGTGGAGACTAATTTAGAGACACTTAATGAGCGTGCACTTGCTTTGAAG ATTAACAATCTATCTGCAATGGAAGTAAATATAGTTCGCCCATTTATTGGGAGAGCTCTACAGGCATTTTATAAGCATGATAGTCCAGAGCTAATACCAGATCAAGAGAGAATTTCTGATAGACGGCCACAAGTAGCTAATAATGCAGCAAGA CGGCATCTGCGGCGATAA
- the LOC132188268 gene encoding DNA replication complex GINS protein PSF2 isoform X2 — translation MAGQSDPNLSLFSAEEVEFIAEDEMVEIVPNLRMDALNFICVPLWLAVALKKRGKCTIRPPLWMSVEKLTQVLEAERDSQRVFEQLPFHYVEISRLLFDHARDDIPDVYMVRSLVEDIRDVRFHKVETNLETLNERALALKINNLSAMEVNIVRPFIGRALQAFYKHDSPELIPDQERISDRRPQVANNAARRHLRR, via the exons ATGGCCGGCCAATCCGACCCCAACCTATCACTCTTCTCTGCTGAagag GTCGAGTTCATTGCAGAGGACGAGATGGTCGAGATAGTCCCCAATCTCAGAATGGATGCTCTCAATTTCATCTGT GTGCCGCTGTGGCTAGCTGTGGCTTTGAAGAAGAGAGGGAAGTGCACCATTCGACCTCCACTGTGGATGTCAGTTG AAAAGTTGACGCAGGTTTTGGAAGCAGAACGGGATTCTCAACGAGTGTTTGAGCAACTACCGTTTCATTATGTGGAAATCTCAAGACTTCTTTTTGATCA TGCACGTGATGACATTCCGGATGTGTATATG GTGAGGTCTCTTGTTGAGGATATCAGGGATGTGAGGTTTCATAAAGTGGAGACTAATTTAGAGACACTTAATGAGCGTGCACTTGCTTTGAAG ATTAACAATCTATCTGCAATGGAAGTAAATATAGTTCGCCCATTTATTGGGAGAGCTCTACAGGCATTTTATAAGCATGATAGTCCAGAGCTAATACCAGATCAAGAGAGAATTTCTGATAGACGGCCACAAGTAGCTAATAATGCAGCAAGA CGGCATCTGCGGCGATAA
- the LOC132187673 gene encoding triosephosphate isomerase, cytosolic — MARKFFVGGNWKCNGTTEEVKKIVSTLNEAQVPSQDVVEVVVSPPFVFLPLVKSLLRHDFHVAAQNCWVKKGGAYTGEVSAEMLVNLGIPWVILGHSERRLILNESNEFVGDKVAYALEKGLKVIACVGETLEQRESGSTVDVVAAQTKAIAERVSNWAHVVLAYEPVWAIGTGKVASPAQAQEVHFELRKWLHANTSPEVAATTRIIYGGSVNGANCKELASQPDVDGFLVGGASLKLEFIDIIKSAEIKKSA; from the exons ATGGCCAGGAAGTTCTTCGTCGGCGGAAACTGGAAATGC AATGGAACCACTGAGGAGGTGAAGAAGATAGTGTCCACGCTTAACGAAGCCCAAGTGCCTTCACAAGATGTTGTGG AGGTTGTGGTAAGTCCTccatttgtttttcttccatTGGTAAAGAGTTTGTTGAGGCATGATTTCCATGTTGCGGCACAAAATTGTTGGGTCAAAAAAGGAGGTGCATATACTGGGGAGGTTAG TGCAGAGATGCTTGTCAATTTGGGCATTCCATGGGTTATTCTTGGCCATTCTGAGAGAAGGCTTATCTTAAACGAGTCAAATGAA TTTGTTGGAGATAAGGTTGCATATGCACTTGAAAAAGGTTTGAAGGTGATTGCTTGTGTTGGAGAGACTCTTGAGCAGCGAGAATCTGGATCAACTGTGGATGTTGTTGCTGCACAAACTAAAGCAATTGCTG AACGAGTTTCGAATTGGGCCCATGTTGTTTTGGCCTATGAGCCTGTGTGGGCCATTGGTACTGGGAAGGTTGCTTCTCCAGCTCAGGCTCAGGAA GTACATTTTGAATTGAGGAAATGGCTTCATGCAAACACCAGTCCTGAAGTTGCTGCAACAACCCGGATTATTTATGGAG GTTCTGTGAATGGTGCAAACTGCAAAGAATTGGCATCTCAGCCAGATGTTGATGGCTTTTTGGTTGGGGGAGCTTCTCTAAAG CTGGAGTTCATCGACATTATCAAGTCTGCTGAGATTAAGAAAAGTGCCTAA